The proteins below come from a single Methanothrix thermoacetophila PT genomic window:
- a CDS encoding proteasome assembly chaperone family protein yields the protein MKKTFVRRLKDLSLESPILVEGLPGVGHVGKLVAEHLIEELKAEKIIEIYSPHFPPQVLVQSDGTVRQVRNEIYAYKGADGEPDLLILVGDYQSATNEGHYELTGIFLDIAEEFGVRRIYTLGGYGTGQFVEPQVIGATNRSELVEEMKSLGVVFHENEPGGGIIGVSGLLVGLGGLRGIDAVCLMGTTSGYLVDPKSAHAVLKVLCKAIGIEVRTQALEERAAEMERIVSKLQEMERAQVPYESGGEEDLRYIG from the coding sequence ATGAAGAAGACTTTTGTTAGGAGGCTCAAGGATCTGTCCCTCGAGAGCCCCATTCTGGTGGAGGGCCTGCCCGGGGTTGGACATGTTGGAAAGCTCGTCGCTGAGCACCTCATTGAAGAGCTCAAAGCTGAGAAGATCATCGAGATATATTCACCGCACTTCCCTCCGCAGGTCCTGGTCCAGTCTGATGGCACCGTCAGGCAGGTCAGGAACGAGATCTACGCATACAAGGGAGCTGATGGAGAGCCGGATCTCCTGATCCTGGTGGGCGATTACCAGAGCGCCACGAATGAGGGGCATTACGAGCTCACTGGCATATTTCTTGACATAGCAGAGGAGTTCGGTGTCAGGAGGATTTACACCCTTGGAGGCTACGGAACAGGCCAGTTTGTGGAGCCTCAGGTGATCGGCGCAACGAACAGGTCTGAGCTCGTTGAGGAGATGAAGAGTCTAGGCGTGGTCTTCCACGAGAATGAGCCTGGAGGGGGGATCATCGGGGTCAGCGGTCTCCTGGTGGGGCTTGGCGGCCTGAGGGGCATCGATGCCGTATGCCTCATGGGCACGACAAGCGGGTATCTGGTAGATCCAAAGTCCGCACATGCTGTTCTCAAGGTCCTCTGCAAAGCGATCGGTATAGAGGTCAGGACGCAAGCTCTCGAGGAGAGGGCCGCCGAGATGGAGAGGATAGTGAGCAAGCTTCAGGAGATGGAGAGGGCACAGGTGCCCTATGAGAGCGGGGGCGAGGAGGATCTCAGGTACATCGGATGA
- a CDS encoding RNA-protein complex protein Nop10: MVRSKILRCERCRLYTLKETCPRCGSHTTGTKPARFSPEDRYGRYRRALFSESGREEEKA; encoded by the coding sequence TTGGTAAGATCCAAGATATTGAGATGCGAGCGGTGCAGGCTCTACACTCTCAAGGAGACCTGCCCGAGATGTGGATCCCACACAACCGGCACGAAGCCGGCAAGGTTCTCGCCAGAGGACAGGTATGGAAGGTACCGGCGTGCTCTGTTCTCTGAAAGCGGACGGGAAGAGGAGAAAGCATGA